In the Nitrospirota bacterium genome, one interval contains:
- a CDS encoding 2-oxoacid:acceptor oxidoreductase subunit alpha, producing the protein MDYSVKIGGEAGQGIQTVGGLLAEVAGTAGYHVFAHQDYESRVRGGHNFYQLRISTGRATSSREKVDIVVGLDKASLGLHKPELTERGIFILDAESLKMTGEAEGDPGLVHVPFERLAVEKGGSPIMANVVAVGAVMGMLGMDLSPLLDLLGARFRKKGEQVVRGNIDAARAGYDYAREKCPQCSFAPEKPVGPPKLVIDGVTAVGLGAVASGCKFYAAYPMTPSTGVLNTMAAHAKEYGIVVEQAEDEIAALQLALGASFGGVRAMTGSSGGGFALMAEGLALAGMTETPVVITIGMRPGPATGLPTRTEQGDLLFVMHAGHGEFPRVIFAPGTPEQAVLLTNKAFDLAEKYQIPAFVLFDQYLGDSQWTYEKMNTDTLVYTDYRVRGEEFRKLAQYKRHALTESGVSPLAVPGDAPHVVVTDSDEHDEEGHIIEDGGLRRKMVEKRVFRKWAHIAEEMKGPEPYGSEDPELLLAGWGSSCGVLREAVDALNARGTRAAMLCFTEIFPLPSGDWLDRLKAARRTVCVEMNATAQFSRYITMETGFTFNEIIKRYDGRPFSVGYVLGALDAGH; encoded by the coding sequence GTCTTCGCCCACCAGGATTACGAGAGCCGCGTGCGGGGCGGGCACAACTTCTACCAGCTCCGCATCAGCACCGGGCGGGCCACCTCCAGCAGGGAGAAGGTGGACATCGTAGTGGGCCTGGACAAGGCAAGCCTGGGCCTGCACAAGCCCGAGCTCACCGAGCGGGGGATATTCATTCTGGATGCCGAGAGCCTCAAGATGACGGGCGAGGCCGAAGGCGACCCCGGGCTCGTGCACGTCCCCTTCGAACGGTTAGCCGTAGAGAAAGGGGGAAGCCCCATCATGGCCAACGTGGTGGCCGTGGGTGCGGTCATGGGAATGCTGGGCATGGACCTTTCGCCCCTTCTGGACCTCCTCGGGGCGCGCTTCCGGAAAAAGGGAGAGCAGGTCGTCCGGGGCAACATCGACGCCGCACGGGCCGGATACGACTATGCCAGGGAGAAGTGCCCGCAGTGCTCCTTCGCGCCGGAGAAGCCCGTGGGGCCGCCGAAACTCGTCATCGACGGAGTCACCGCCGTGGGGCTGGGGGCCGTGGCCTCCGGATGCAAGTTCTACGCGGCCTATCCCATGACGCCTTCCACGGGTGTGCTGAACACCATGGCCGCCCACGCCAAGGAGTACGGCATCGTGGTGGAGCAGGCGGAGGACGAGATAGCCGCGCTTCAACTGGCCCTGGGCGCGTCCTTTGGCGGGGTGCGGGCCATGACCGGCAGTTCCGGCGGGGGGTTCGCCCTGATGGCGGAGGGCCTCGCCCTGGCCGGCATGACCGAGACCCCGGTGGTGATAACCATAGGCATGCGGCCGGGGCCCGCCACGGGCCTTCCCACGCGCACCGAGCAGGGGGACCTGCTCTTCGTGATGCACGCGGGGCACGGAGAGTTCCCCCGCGTCATCTTCGCCCCGGGAACGCCCGAGCAGGCGGTGCTTCTGACCAACAAGGCCTTCGACCTGGCCGAGAAATACCAGATACCGGCCTTCGTGCTGTTCGACCAGTACCTGGGGGACTCGCAGTGGACCTATGAGAAGATGAATACGGATACACTCGTTTACACCGACTACCGCGTACGGGGCGAGGAGTTCCGGAAGCTCGCCCAGTACAAGCGCCACGCCCTGACCGAATCGGGGGTCTCGCCGCTGGCCGTGCCGGGGGATGCTCCCCACGTGGTGGTCACCGACAGCGACGAGCACGACGAAGAGGGCCATATCATCGAGGACGGCGGCCTCCGCCGAAAGATGGTGGAAAAGCGCGTCTTCAGGAAATGGGCGCATATCGCCGAGGAGATGAAGGGGCCGGAGCCCTACGGAAGCGAGGACCCCGAGCTCCTGCTGGCGGGATGGGGCTCCAGCTGCGGCGTGCTCAGGGAGGCGGTGGACGCCCTGAATGCGCGGGGGACCAGGGCCGCCATGCTCTGCTTCACGGAGATTTTCCCCCTGCCCTCAGGCGACTGGCTCGACAGGCTCAAGGCGGCTCGGCGGACCGTCTGCGTGGAGATGAACGCCACCGCGCAGTTCAGCCGGTACATTACCATGGAGACGGGCTTCACCTTCAACGAGATAATCAAGCGGTACGACGGGCGGCC